Proteins found in one Polyodon spathula isolate WHYD16114869_AA chromosome 10, ASM1765450v1, whole genome shotgun sequence genomic segment:
- the LOC121322021 gene encoding carboxypeptidase N catalytic chain-like, with translation MSQIRTRRMEKLGSFLLRCVVWFGLASALDFQHHGYEDMVRAMLNVQNECPFITRVYSIGRSVEGRHLYVLEFSDNPGIHELLEPEFKYVGNMHGNEVLGRELLIQFSQFLCEEYRAGNPRITRLIHDTRVHILPSMNPDGYEVAGKQGPDANGYLTGRTNSRDVDLNRNFPDLNAMMYYFEKNDGPNHHLPLPDNWEQQVESETLAVIRWMKNYNFVLSANLHGGAVVANYPFDKSREPRVRGHRKTSYSATADDKIFKKLARTYSYAHGWMHQGWNCGDYFDEGITNGASWYSLSKGMQDFNYLHTNCFEITLELSCNKFPAAQELQREWLGNREALVSYLEQVHLGIKGMVYDENNNGIKNAEISISGINHDITTGVEGDYFRLLLPGTYTVTASAEGYQPSISTVTVGPAEAIQLHFYLKAASRETSSETQSAGNNKKVPSHKMAPR, from the exons ATGTCTCAGATCAGGACGAGGAGGATGGAGAAGTTAGGCAGCTTTCTTCTCAGGTGTGTGGTTTGGTTTGGACTGGCCTCTGCATTGGATTTCCAGCACCATGGCTATGAGGACATGGTGAGAGCTATGCTGAACGTGCAGAATGAGTGTCCCTTCATCACCAGGGTATACAGCATTGGGCGCAGTGTGGAAGGCAGACACCTCTATGTGCTGGAGTTCAGTGACAACCCAGGGATACATGAGCTCT tggagCCAGAGTTCAAGTATGTGGGGAACATGCATGGAAATGAGGTCCTAGGCAGGGAGCTGTTGATTCAGTTCTCCCAGTTCCTGTGTGAGGAGTACCGGGCTGGAAATCCACGGATAACGCGGCTGATCCACGACACTCGTGTACACATCCTGCCCTCCATGAACCCTGATGGATACGAGGTGGCTGGTAAGCAG GGCCCCGATGCTAATGGCTACCTCACAGGCAGGACCAATTCCAGAGATGTGGATTTAAACAGGAATTTTCCAGATCTGAACGCAATGATGTATTACTTTGAGAAAAACGATGGACCGAATCATCACCTCCCCTTACCAGATAACTGGGAACAGCAG GTAGAATCTGAAACACTTGCAGTGATCAGATGGATGAAAAATTACAATTTTGTTCTCTCGGCTAATCTGCACGGTGGAGCAGTTGTGGCAAATTACCCTTTTGATAAGTCTCGGGAGCCGAGGGTCAGAGGGCACCGTAAAACAAGTTACTCTGCTACAGCAGACGACAAGATCTTTAAAAAG TTGGCAAGGACCTACTCATATGCCCATGGCTGGATGCACCAAGGCTGGAATTGCGGAGACTATTTTGACGAGGGGATCACAAATGGAGCCAGCTGGTACTCTCTCTCCAAAG GCATGCAGGATTTTAACTATCTCCACACCAACTGTTTCGAGATCACCCTGGAGCTGAGCTGTAACAAGTTCCCAGCAGCGCAGGAGCTGCAGCGAGAGTGGCTGGGGAATCGGGAGGCACTTGTGTCTTACCTGGAACAG GTTCACCTTGGCATTAAAGGAATGGTTTACGATGAAAATAACAATGGCATTAAAAATGCAGAGATTTCCATATCCGGGATCAATCACGACATCACCACAG GTGTCGAAGGGGATTATTTCCGGTTGTTGTTACCTGGAACTTACACAGTAACGGCATCTGCAGAGGGATACCAGCCCAGCATCAGCACAGTGACAGTGGGGCCTGCAGAAGCCATACAG ttacatttttatttgaaagctgCTTCCCGGGAAACCTCCAGTGAAACACAGAGTGCTGGGAACAACAAGAAAGTCCCTTCACATAAAATGGCGCCCAGATGA
- the LOC121321535 gene encoding ectonucleoside triphosphate diphosphohydrolase 1-like — protein MDTKRDMKQKNPWHRHIIVIIAFLFVVGIIVLVTTAVVQNKPLPKNNKYGIVLDAGSSHTSLYIYEWPAEKQNDTGVVQQLHVCHVTGPGISSYAMDPEGAGRSLQDCMNEAKRIVPKRRHEETPVSLGATAGMRLLKLQNPEGSDKVLSSVKKTLSSFPFEFLGARIITGQDEGAYGWVTVNYLMGNFKQGSGWLNLWPKPETTETLGALDLGGASTQITFVPKGEIESLESSIYFQLYGNKYNVYTHSFLCYGKDQALKITLAKQLQAHVSGSLEDPCFNPGFIKEVSLQSIYSSPCTAGERNTTGIQAGFNLTGTGNAQQCRENIKQIFNLTHCQSSNCSFNGVYQPQLHGNFRAFSAYYFVMAFLNLTTSERPVTLVEAKEKIKEFCSTSWQTLKEDFPKVKEKYLSEYCFSGTYILTLLETGYKFSPENWNTISFIKKIGDSDAGWTLGYMLNLTNMIPSEAPCSPPLPQAGYISLMVIFSLLLMGLLVTGWLCFGKNTCTSQKEVV, from the exons ACATGAAACAGAAGAACCCCTGGCACAGGCACATCATTGTGATCATCGCATTCCTCTTTGTTGTGGGAATTATCGTATTAGTTACGACAGCTGTTGTACAGAACAAGCCTCTTCCCAAGAACAATAAG TATGGCATCGTCCTGGATGCAGGTTCTTCTCACACCTCCCTGTATATCTACGAGTGGCCAGCAGAGAAGCAGAATGACACTGGAGTGGTGCAACAGCTACATGTCTGCCATGTCACAG GCCCCGGAATCTCCAGTTATGCAATGGACCCAGAAGGGGCAGGAAGATCTCTACAAGATTGCATGAATGAGGCAAAAAGAATAGTTCCCAAAAGAAGACACGAGGAAACCCCAGTGTCCCTCGGAGCTACAGCTGGCATGCGGCTCCTCAA ACTGCAGAACCCAGAAGGCTCGGATAAAGTTCTTTCATCTGTGAAAAAAACGCTGTCCTCTTTCCCCTTCGAGTTTCTGGGGGCACGGATTATCACTGGACAGGACGAGGGGGCGTATGGGTGGGTCACGGTCAACTACCTGATGGGTAACTTCAAACAG GGAAGCGGGTGGTTAAATCTTTGGCCCAAGCCTGAGACCACAGAGACGCTGGGGGCTCTCGATCTCGGGGGGGCTTCCACACAGATCACATTTGTTCCAAAAGGAGAGATCGAGTCTTTAGAGAGTTCCATATATTTCCAACTGTATGGCAACAAGTACAACGTTTACACGCACAGCTTTCTCTGTTACGGAAAGGATCAGGCTCTCAAGATCACGCTGGCTAAACAATTACAG GCACATGTTTCAGGTAGCCTTGAAGATCCCTGTTTCAACCCAGGTTTTATTAAAGAAGTGTCTCTGCAAAGCATCTACAGCAGCCCCTGCACTGCGGGAGAGAGGAACACAACCGGCATACAGGCCGGGTTCAATCTCACAGGAACAGGCAACGCACAGCAGTGCCGTGAAAACATCAAACAAATCTTCAACTTGACCCACTGCCAGTCATCCAACTGTTCCTTTAACGGGGTCTACCAGCCCCAGCTGCATGGGAATTTCAGGGCCTTTTCagcatattattttgtaatggCTTTCCTAAATCTGACAACCAGCGAAAGGCCTGTCACACTGGTTGAAGCCAAGGAGAAAATAAAAGAGTTCTGTTCCACATCCTGGCAGACA TTAAAAGAGGACTTCCCAAAAGTTAAAGAGAAGTATCTGAGTGAATACTGCTTCTCAGGGACCTACATCTTGACCTTGCTTGAGACTGGATATAAATTCAGCCCAGAGAACTGGAACACAATTAGCTTCATTAAGAAG ATTGGGGATAGCGATGCTGGTTGGACTCTTGGCTACATGCTGAATCTCACAAACATGATTCCTTCAGAGGCCCCgtgctctcctcctctccctcaagctGGCTACATCTCCCTCATGGTCATATTCTCCTTACTCCTCATGGGGCTCCTTGTCACCGGATGGCTTTGCTTTGGAAAAAACACTTGCACATCTCAGAAAGAAGTTGTTTAA